CAGTTTTCTTAACCAGAGTAAAGATCTATTTTGAACTAGTTTTTAATGATCAGAACAAAACACTTTTTATAAGAATGTgtactttattaatttttctaatCAATGCCGAAACCCAACCCTTAAacataatgtataaaaattaaaacgccAATAGAATACTGCATAttctattttgtttaattttctggttattaaacttttttaactgGAGAATGTTTAGGTTTCTAAATACTTTAAACTACTTATTGTGccttaaattacagaaaaaacaCAACCAACAGCAGTACAAACAAAACATAACATCATTGCTTAGTTAAAATATTATGTCAAAAGAAATTTGATACAGAATTACGTCGGATGAATAAACCTGCTTACGGGTGTATGTGATTTAATGTAATCTGAAATCCTATGAAAGAGAAGTTGATACCTTTCATTCAAActtaaatcaaagaaaataatgcCATGGACAATTTGCAAGCAGATGAGTTAAGTGTAGAAGAAGGCATTAGTTTGCAGCTTTTAAGTTTTGAACAATTCTCTTCATTGTCCCGGGAGCTGAACAAGAAAGATAAGCATGAAAGCTGTTCTACCATCCGCCATTTTCCTGATTTCGGTCGTATCTGTTTTTACACTGGTGTTCCAAATTTTACTACTTCTGCAGAGGAATAATCGTAAGTATTCGACTTTGGTTactaatcttaatttttttttgtcatccTGTTCTTTGTTAGTTGTCTATGAAGTTCTCTCAAAGAATTTTGTCTGTATGtctgcctgtctgtctgtctgtctgtctgtatgtcCAATTGTCCCTCTGTGAGTTATTCGCATTTTATTTAAGAACCAAAGGACaacttaaaacaaacaaaacaagagCACTTTCACCTACAGGATAACTGAATTGTCCACATAAAGAACAGCTACCATTTTCTGAAGGAATTTTGTAAGatttgtcaaaaatattttgctcAAGATCTACTtcacaagaaaaataaatatttataatacattttttcttcttactGCAGAGAGAtactttacaaattaaaatttttttaaacactaaACCTATATCACACTCTGGTTTTCACCGTCGTGATGTTTGGGGAATAGCTCAGCAGATTTGTGGCTATGTGAGGAACTCACGTTCACAATACCTGaggaatcaaaatcaaaatccgtagaaattaattaaaagatgttTATTTCGATGAGCCGCAATTGGAAAGTGGTTTCAaatcacaaatataaaaatataaagttgtACAATTTCAGAGATTAAAAGCATTATCTAAAACACAAATGatgatgtaaacaaacatgtAAACACGAGTGAAAATAACGTACAGTacacataaaaagaaatcaaaacaagtTCAAGCACACGGCTTACCTATAAAATGTTTCCTTTGTAATAACATAATGGATCGAAAATGAATTATCgaaagaataaaataattacttaaGATTTTGACATGTTTTAGAATTTAGCGGATAAAATTTCTATTTTCGTTTTGTATAGGTTAGCTTGTTTATCTCTTAGCACAGAAGAGTTCTTTTAATTTAGCGCggtaaaatttaaagttgaaatataaaaaattcgtgaaactaattaattaataagGATAACGAATTACTTACGTTATTTAGttcaataacaaaataaatataagttgAACAGAATCTTTATAGTTAGATTTGATAATTTAAGAATTGTCAtgatttattaatcaaattCCCTTAcaagtaaataataataaaaaaaacttttcaaaagtcttaaaataagatttcctaaataataaatattattaaaaagtacTTAGAAATAATTTTGAGCTTACCTGaggaatcaaaatcaaaatccgtagaaattaattaaaagatgttTATTTCGATGAGCCGCAATTGGAAAGTGATTTCGTAAAAATCACTTACCAACGCGGTCACTCTACGGACTTGAAATTGACCAATCAGGTAACtcattttaaaaaggttaaCGCCCAATTTCGGCAAAATTTCTTTGATGCTTGACACTGTTAACTAAGCAAAAAAGGTGTTACAACAATTACTCGCATTTCCGCAAAGAAGACCTGTAACAAAGACAGGATTAACTTGAAGccgaaacaaaataaataagtttatcTACGTGGAATTTCGAAGTGTCAAGCTAATGCGCCAAAGAATTTATTTCCAAAGAAACCGAAAAACGAAATGTTTACATTACTACCTAACAGCCtgtcaaaaattctttaatgtAAAATGACATTCTATGTGTTACATAAGATGTGCTAGTAAACTTTGGGAGTGAAAATTAGTCTAAATAAGATTTATGTAAGAATACCATTTTAAGTTAAAAGAATGTATGAGATATTTCATCGCACTAAACGAAGTAAATTAATTAAACtaatttcaattattaaattttgatacGTAATTAAAGGTCATAAATGCACgaatttctatttcaaataacaacatttttcaattaattgAACAGTTAAATATCATGAATTGCTGATTCATGTTACTTactgttatagttaagtttaaattgataaattttaaacttttaatgtaacacctatataaaatataagaaTTCTTTCATGTAACAGGGATTGGAAAATTTATTAAGATGAACAAATCAAACTAATTAGTTACACGTTGttattgatatcaatttttacatCTATTTCACTCTCTTTTCAATAACATTTAATAGCACATTGATTTTTCATTCAGGTTCCGGGCATTTAGCTATTCAGAGTGGGCATGCACTGTATGACAATGCAAGAGATTTATTAGGGCCTTCCGTTGAAACGGAAggccttttttatattttatggttcctttctattattattgacattattaggatcttccgttttcaacggaagacccttttgttattctatggttttcttttattattttttttttattataattattcctttttatttttttccaactcgaatatttcaaaaattgttgtatggattgttttgaaattgacaggtattttatgattttaaaagatctctattatattgaaaaattagCTAATGACGTCATCACGTTTGTCATAAAGTGAcgtttttcacgttttaaaaCGTGAGTTTGACCGgagtttttctcttttttaatttaagatagAGCTTTGACATTTATAGAGAAGGTAGAACATCCGATTTGATTATGACAAAAGACTAAAGACTATTAGTTTAAGAACTCTttttcttacaggaacttctagctttacttccgacattaacggaagagccaCTCGTtcctttgcaacgagctttgctctagttgtTATTATTctccttcctttttttttttttttgaattgtttttcatCTGCTCGTTACAGTTGCTACACTGAGATGTTTTGAAAATCTAACTGTAAAGATTAAAGGAAAGCTCAAAAAGCTATCAGGAATGTTGTAAATGCAAATAgggactaattttaaaaaatataaaaataaattacttcTTTATTACAGACACgggtttcaattttttgaacacGTCAGAATTATGTGTCCAAAATTCTAATAAGGAAACTTACAAAGATTATCTAGATAAGGTAAGTTATGATTCTAATCAACTCTTCtgtgcagttactctggcaaaccggaagtgaaataGTGTTTGGaccgggacatactaaagacctgaaacaTTAAAAACCTAAATGACCTGaaactttatataaatgataattatacttttatgttttGCGTCAAATGAAACGATTTTGTGTGTgtaattattatatttccatatggaatgtggtagaaaaatatcatgaaatgacatccatatgaatattttacgcaaaaatatgaaagacatgaaaatttgaattagcCTAAAAATTTCACCtgacctgaaattttatataaacgaTACGTTTTTATGTTCTGCGTCAAATTAGATGACTTTGTGTGGGGTTTTATCATATTTCCATTTGAAATGTGTTAGAAAATAACATCCATTAAACTTTGACCTGGCCTGAAAATGAGATATTTCATCAATAGATATATCTAAttcaaaatcatgatttaaattCCATATTTGCTTACCACCGCTGACAAAACTAAGTACTTAAAACTAATATATAAATTCGATGCAATGTATTAGGAGGCAATGTTTTTCAAGCTAACTTAATTATAATCACCTTGAAAatagtttgattttaaattgtacgaACAATTTATGAGACATTTTTGTgtttgtatgtattcctacgccagagtttaatattgcttggatacaattattaagaaatatttttttattactgataCAAATGTGTATCTTAGAGTTCGATGACGTTGATTCTACCATAtttattacacaacatgatttatATGGGGTTTTCTGTTTCTTCAtctaatatacatatattgtagCTTGGAGTTCTCCTTGGAAAATCccaaataatagaaaaaatgtaCGCAATATTATTCATATACAGCCAAAGAACTACTTgtcaagcaaaataacatatcgttgattttagcagaaaaataatcaataaaatcaactgaTTTAAGATAATTTCCTATTGAAAAAAATGGGAAAACAGTTAGGGTTAATGTTGGAAATTTTTCAAGTAAGCTATGTTGCTCATAGGCTTCTTATCCTGTGTtgcatttttatcatatttgagCTATCATTTTATtatgcttttttttattatatacactTTTTTAGCTTGACAAAACTAACAAGttatagaaattttttttaaataaaattcatcaaaataatggtaatttattaaatatatggtaCTCACTGAATGGCATACACATTCTAATTTGATTCATTTTCAGCCATCAGTGGATCTGACCAAGCTTCCAAGAAAATGGAGAGACGACGCCCAAATATTCAAGAACGCCAGCAaccaaaaaagtaggtcatccTGGATGTGACGGAATATttgagaaataaagtacgagttttcgtgattgttgcagaataacctccgaggtcgagaaatgttgttttgaaaattaaaaccgAGGCGTTAGctgaggcttttatatttcaaacaacatttcgagaccgaagaggttatcctgcaacattcacgataacaagaacttttttctattctactaacagcccagtatttctacagatcgtttctcttatagagagacgatctaggtcattgtgacggctgttccgtgtaaccccaatggttttgttagaaatttttacatgtgtatcgatcaaaggaatcacgtacatgcagacgacagaatttttctttggatttttaataccctttacttacttttaaaaatatctttgaatcatgttcgtaatattttaagtgcaattcaatacgattattactactgcgcgttatatattttatgtaaaaacacgcagtgaaaataTGCTAGGGAGGTGCTAGGAACAGCcacattgatctcttaaaaataaacatttgaggcaatacacatcgttttgagtGGAACTAACACATGAAATtgacatagttttaaaaaatattacggtttgaagttgtacttttatggtcagtgcgagacaaataggtatttctgatctgataatttactgatgacgttcgtggtatattggagaataataaccgtggcatctctttgatctcgacAATAACTGTAGAAGAATAGTGTCTAATTTACGCCGTACATAGTACAACActgtaaaatgtaaatcataGTTTTACAAATACAAGAAAACCTTTGTTTAACAATCTTTATGCAGTGCCTTTGATCTCGTCTTTCGAATACATATACCTTCCATGCAGTTTCTTTGCATAAAGTGTCTTAAATAAATGGCATTAATTGTATTATCATCCATTGTATACTACCTAGTTTTACCAACAACATAAATTACTAAATCTCTGAATTTATGATTGATCTGTTATTTTATAAACAGAAAGGATGAAGTGTTGTGTATGCATGACAAAATCTATCTAAAAGGTTGTTTTATTTGCAGCATACAAATGTTGTTTTTCAAGGAGCTGTATTTACATTTCAGGGTTTTTAACAATCGGCATACCCACAGTTAAACGAGAGAAGGACGAATACATTCTGAACACCGTCCAGTCCATTGTAAACTGTACCACAGAGAAGGAACTCGCCGAAATCTATATCGTAGTTTTCTTGGCCGATTTTGATGCAAAATGGAAGGAGGGAATTAGTCGGCAATTGCGTGAAATGTTTGAAAAGATCATTTCGCTGGGAACTCTACATGTGATTCAGGCATGGGAGTCATTCTATCCGCAGTTAGATAATCTGACACATACATTTGAGGATCCAGAAACCAAAAAGAAATGGCGTGCGAAACAAAACGTGGATTAtgcgtttttgtttttgtatagcGAGACTTTAGCGCAGTATTATATACAAATGGAGGATGATATTTATACCATACCGGGATACTTACAAGCCATAAAAgactatatttcaaaatttaaggaACATTGGGTCTGTTTAGAGTTCTCTGAGCTTGGTTTTATAGGTAAACTCTACCACTCTTATGATATAAACAAACTGGCAAAAATGGTGCTTTTGTTTTATGCACAGCAACCGTGTGATGTGACGTATTTGAATTTCAATACACAGATGTTGCAGTTTAAGAGACACATTAGCCGACCGACCATATTTGAACACGTAGGATACCATTCTTCACTGCCAGGAAAAGTGCAACCTTTAAAAGACCGTTTCTTCCAATCATATCCCAAAACATTGAAAGGGGACAACCCTCCCGCCAGTGTTTATACGAACATGCCCTTTGAAGGGTATTTTAACCCTGATAACTGCTACAGTAGAGAAAATGGTATTTTCTGGAGCACTAGATCTGGCAAAGCTAACGATTGGTTCACAGTAGCCTTCAGTGTACCACAAATGGTAAACAAAATAGAGATAGATACAGGAATGCATATTTACCCAAACGATAAAATCCACCACGCAAAGCTTGAAGCAAGTTTAGCGTCCCAGGCTAAAGGACCGGGAAAACCAGAGTGTAGTTCGAACAAACTGCTGGGGTATTTCGATGATGGTAATATAAAAGTAGACAACGTTCAATCTATTACTGGTCGTCATAGAATACACTGTCTGAGTATCATTCTGACCAACAAACAAAAGACGTGGGTGATAGTGAGAGAAATAGCAGTATTTGTAGTCCATAAATGATAAAGgcatgttttaaagattttctctgctGTTGAATTTAATTTCAGAGAAAAGAAGAATGGATTTTGATAAGATTATTACTCAAACAAAACTTTACACGAACGAAACAAAAACCTGTAAGTTTTCAACAATATCATGAGTATCTTTCACTGTTCGTCAGACATTACAAGTTATTTCTTAAAACACaaacataattatgttataGAACATATAGTTATAAGATAAagtcataaaaaagaaaaatgtaaaggTAAAACAGAAATATCTTTTTTGGCTTTTAACCAAATGATTAACTTTAGATATTACATAAGCTATATCTTGTAAAATATCAATCTTAATGATTTCCTGATTGACCGTCAATTGTATAtcctttttagctcatctgaaccgaaggttcaagtgagcttttctgatcacctgttgtccgtcgtccgtccgtccgtccgtccgtccgtccgtctgtctgtccgtccgtctgtaaacttttcacatttttgacttcttctctagaaccactgagccaaatttaaccaaacttgagacaaagcatccttatgagaaggggattctaaattgttaaaataaaggtcacaaccctttttaaaagggagataattgcgaaactgCGAAAATTGGGTGGGTCATACAATACACCagatatgccaatatttacaccaaagcttgtatatatagtgaagattctaaattgtaaaaatcgcgaTCCCCGGGTCAATACTGGggtcccaagaggggttcaaagttgattaaaaaagacaaatttaacatagaaatatatggggggaaatgtttttaaaaatgtattctcaAGGACTACAGTTCTAAAATTAGTGAGATTTATATACAAGTACCGTaaaagtgtagattctaaattgtgaaaaccgTGATCCCCGGACTAATACTACATACGGCtccaaaatatgttcaaagttaaacatagacttatataatgggaaaatgttttaaactcttctttttaagaattacaatgctacagtttgtgagattactgtGCAATCATTCTGAGATAGtgcagattctaaattgtttaaatcatgtttttttaaaagaagtattaaaaaaaaaaaaaaaaaagaaagaacaagGGACGTTATTGGCCAAAAAATGCCgtgttttaaaatctaatgatacCTACCATTTTCAAAAGCcaagaataaacaaaaatcagtggtatatgatttattcatataacTTTAGTGTAAGTATGATACATTTTACATTAAACACGGCGCCATTTTACATTTAACGAAGCCTTTAACGCGGCGTCATAAACATGACGGACAGGCTTAACTGGATTTTAACACAACCAAacatttctcttatttttttttttttttattttttttttttaaatattttttttggtaatagtAATTATTTCCAAACTTTCCATTCCCTTTGTTTAGAATAAGAATTTCGTATTAACTAACCCGGCATAGTTAGGGAATCCGTACTGCAGAGAAATACTCGAAAGCTAGAAGAggtaaatgaatatattatttacatccaccaagtatgattccctctattttatTACGAAAATGGATTGTAAATTCATAGctctgttgaaattgacagaaCTGAAATATAAACGATCCAGTTCTTACTagtttatcgatcggtcgaaaccttcagcaacctaagaaaaaatCCCGGActacacgaaataatcatggtgATGTCAGAGTCAAATTCCAATAGGAgatgatttggctgtttcttatacctaacgtactgatgtacgtAACAAtaactttgttaatttttctgacttttttcaaccaatttatttatttgctaatagaaagatgtaaatataaacaatgaattagCGATCAATGCAGAGAAAAAGAACGCgggtaatgtaatttttttctgcaatgtcgccaccttcatttACATGAATCAccatagaaagcattttattgtttaatattttacttataCTTTGTTAGTTTCTTGATTTTTTCGAATAcacaaacaactacatgtaatttaatacAACCGACGCGCGTGGATAGAACAATTTAGCAACTTTATAAATGCGGGAATTTcacaaagaaaatcatttacCAACCGGTACAATAATATACAAGAAAACTGATTAATTAAACAgatgaataatatattttaacttcTAGCAAGTATTAAGAACGAGCACAGGTCAATGCACTTTCTTTTCAATCTAATTACGTGTGCTTTGTATAGATAAAACCTATAAACCTGGTCATAGATCGTctacaaacttttagtcattgtgtgGATTGTTTAAATCGTTGTTTAAACCGTGAGtctagaataaataaaatttattcaaataagaCTTTAGTAGTTCAGTCACTGTTAGTATGCACAAACATAcattcagagagagagatatagatagagagagagagagagagagagatagtttATTTCTGTTCAACGTATagaatataattatacaaattaaacttCACACTCGCAGTGTAAGAATCATATCAATCATAACAAACAATGTAAGACAGTTATTGCTGATTATACTTCTATTATCTTcggattttgaaaaacaaaggaACGACACGTTTTTGTTGTCGACTCGCGGAAGGAGCATGTGATGCAGCTAACGGgctgagtatatatatatatatatatatatatatatatatatatatatatatatatatatatatatatatatatatatataaatatatatatatatatatatacatgtatagcacgTGGACTCTGACACTGCTTGGTTGAATTTATGACAACTAGATTAAATAAATAGCTTATATTAGtgatttgaaattaaatgaacGTAAAGTTTAGTGTATcacacattctctctctctctctctctctctctctctcgctctctctctctctctctctctcttggaaCAAGTGATGTAGCCTATAAACAAAAGGTTTCTAAGTGGTTTGATAAAGatgaagtttaaaattttagacAAGATCACGAAAGACACTTTATCTACTGATTCACTAATTCTGCGcgctaaaaaaatgaatatttacatttttcagtgtctttgcctgtgataacactacgtatcgatttttattcaaatgacGTATTATTGGGGCGCAAGTGGggtttgattatttatattaaaataattaatcgtaaaattgctgaaaattatatgaatataagtaataagatatcattctttgaatattatgaggtgataatttcataatactcaaagaatgattccttattcctttaaTATACCGGTTTAtgaaacatgtgcatgttttatagggaaaaaaatattactagtaaatataaaaatgttttatagaaagaaaatataagttGAAATTAACTGCTTATATTGTTCTTATCGAGAAGgtataattgttttcattaatattttagatttgataTCGCTGAATAGAGTAAAACCCGAGACACATTTCCAAAAACGAGCAACGGCggactttttttttgggggggggggggggttaaaatggTATTAATCGGGTGACAGTCGGCAGTTTATCAGCCGTTGTATTGGACGATGTCGTATTCATTTTTCGTCGGCCGACCAATTTTGTGTCCATCGGGCcaagttacatttttttttctgtgtcgGTGGCCGATTTCTTCAGTTAAACCAGTCGTTCAATACTAG
The window above is part of the Magallana gigas chromosome 10, xbMagGiga1.1, whole genome shotgun sequence genome. Proteins encoded here:
- the LOC105324376 gene encoding alpha-1,3-mannosyl-glycoprotein 4-beta-N-acetylglucosaminyltransferase C isoform X3, producing MKAVLPSAIFLISVVSVFTLVFQILLLLQRNNHTGFNFLNTSELCVQNSNKETYKDYLDKPSVDLTKLPRKWRDDAQIFKNASNQKRFLTIGIPTVKREKDEYILNTVQSIVNCTTEKELAEIYIVVFLADFDAKWKEGISRQLREMFEKIISLGTLHVIQAWESFYPQLDNLTHTFEDPETKKKWRAKQNVDYAFLFLYSETLAQYYIQMEDDIYTIPGYLQAIKDYISKFKEHWVCLEFSELGFIGKLYHSYDINKLAKMVLLFYAQQPCDVTYLNFNTQMLQFKRHISRPTIFEHVGYHSSLPGKVQPLKDRFFQSYPKTLKGDNPPASVYTNMPFEGYFNPDNCYSRENGIFWSTRSGKANDWFTVAFSVPQMVNKIEIDTGMHIYPNDKIHHAKLEASLASQAKGPGKPECSSNKLLGYFDDGNIKVDNVQSITGRHRIHCLSIILTNKQKTWVIVREIAVFVVHK
- the LOC105324376 gene encoding alpha-1,3-mannosyl-glycoprotein 4-beta-N-acetylglucosaminyltransferase C isoform X2, whose protein sequence is MRIGFIRGVGYGLLFISSLSVIFQVTVYKRWKTRDVVSFKAEDISKRENTWHHYEQKLDRYNRSLTRGQRIPPEDAAVIQKVNQTLYFTSDKVENETLGTQFLDYGRHQISYEDFLDKPSVDLTKLPRKWRDDAQIFKNASNQKRFLTIGIPTVKREKDEYILNTVQSIVNCTTEKELAEIYIVVFLADFDAKWKEGISRQLREMFEKIISLGTLHVIQAWESFYPQLDNLTHTFEDPETKKKWRAKQNVDYAFLFLYSETLAQYYIQMEDDIYTIPGYLQAIKDYISKFKEHWVCLEFSELGFIGKLYHSYDINKLAKMVLLFYAQQPCDVTYLNFNTQMLQFKRHISRPTIFEHVGYHSSLPGKVQPLKDRFFQSYPKTLKGDNPPASVYTNMPFEGYFNPDNCYSRENGIFWSTRSGKANDWFTVAFSVPQMVNKIEIDTGMHIYPNDKIHHAKLEASLASQAKGPGKPECSSNKLLGYFDDGNIKVDNVQSITGRHRIHCLSIILTNKQKTWVIVREIAVFVVHK